In a genomic window of Sphingomonas lutea:
- a CDS encoding TonB-dependent receptor has protein sequence MTDRTSRLVVIGLLASTAMGSAAFAQVSTSPADATPESPTTQSPAPGTNATNVTSNPAVQQAQDGLVPDETEIIITATKREENLQDVPISVQAIGTRRLDQLNISNFEDYTKQLPSVSFQTAAPGFTTVYMRGVATGGDGNHTGSLPSVGFYLDEQPVTTIGGTLDVHIYDIARIESLAGPQGTLYGASSQAGTIRIITNKPEIGVTAGRVDAELNSVAHGGVGGSLEGMINLPISDRMAFRANVFYQRDAGYIDNVFGERAYCGSKVFGPDGDDDDLLPDLIGCDRTDGIQVDNAAFVDDDINVNKTYGGRAALKIDLDDNWTVTPQIMHQNSKTRGVWFFDDRLGDLETQRFREEPAKDKFTQAALTVEGKVGNFDITYAGAYMHRPNSGVSDYTDYADAYDAYYESVGGIANYQYFVDDAGGPIDIRQYITGGNNFKKLSQELRVASPQENALRFIGGLFYQRQSNDILQEYRVDDLAADLSVNGRPGILWLTKQKRIDRDYAIFGELSFDVTPQITLTGGGRYYKFDNTVFGFAGFGRDPLFIQDADGDPLPGSPPPNAVGSTRTGVAQCFTVDGDSLRESQIGGTDTTLILDGKLDGTPCINVATFENGELKPKASKDTGWTYRFNGTWKPRDGLMFYATRSKGYRPGGINRQPGLAPYNADFLINNELGWKTTFGPFRWNGAIYHQVWEKFQFSFLGENSLTVVQNGRDARINGIETDINYTAGGLTLNAAAAFTDAKTKDNICGVAADPEPDCDLILVEDDPLTVEDEEERDEIVAPKGTRLPITPKFKFSATARYAWNMGAGRAHAQAGLSYQGSARSALRTDDQAITGTLRSYALVDLFTGYTWGNYNVELFGTNIFDKRNELSRGVGCSICTNVRIYPGRPRTFGLRAGMKF, from the coding sequence ATGACGGACCGCACGTCGCGTTTGGTTGTGATCGGGTTGCTGGCGTCAACGGCAATGGGCTCCGCAGCCTTCGCCCAGGTCTCCACTTCGCCGGCCGACGCGACGCCCGAGTCGCCGACGACGCAATCGCCCGCGCCGGGGACGAACGCCACCAACGTGACGTCCAACCCCGCCGTTCAGCAAGCGCAGGACGGGCTTGTCCCCGACGAAACCGAGATCATCATCACCGCGACCAAGCGCGAGGAAAACCTGCAGGACGTCCCGATCAGCGTGCAGGCAATCGGCACGCGGCGGCTCGACCAGCTGAACATCTCCAACTTCGAGGATTATACGAAGCAGCTTCCGTCGGTCAGCTTCCAGACCGCGGCGCCGGGCTTCACGACCGTTTACATGCGCGGCGTCGCCACCGGCGGCGACGGCAACCATACGGGGTCGCTTCCGTCGGTTGGCTTCTACCTCGACGAGCAGCCGGTCACGACGATCGGGGGAACGCTCGACGTCCACATCTACGACATTGCCCGGATCGAGAGCCTCGCCGGACCGCAGGGCACGTTGTACGGCGCCTCTTCGCAGGCGGGCACGATCCGCATCATTACCAACAAGCCGGAGATCGGCGTTACCGCGGGCCGCGTGGATGCCGAACTGAATAGCGTCGCGCATGGCGGAGTCGGGGGCAGCCTCGAAGGCATGATCAACTTGCCGATCAGCGACCGCATGGCCTTCCGCGCGAACGTCTTTTACCAGCGCGACGCCGGCTACATCGACAATGTGTTCGGGGAGCGGGCTTATTGCGGAAGCAAGGTCTTTGGCCCGGACGGGGACGATGACGATCTCCTCCCCGATTTGATCGGATGCGATCGCACCGATGGTATCCAAGTCGATAATGCCGCGTTCGTCGACGACGATATCAACGTCAACAAGACCTATGGCGGCCGTGCGGCGCTGAAGATCGATCTTGACGATAATTGGACCGTCACGCCCCAGATCATGCACCAGAACAGCAAGACGCGCGGCGTCTGGTTCTTCGACGATCGTCTGGGCGACCTGGAGACGCAGCGGTTCCGTGAAGAGCCGGCCAAGGACAAGTTCACGCAGGCCGCGCTCACCGTCGAAGGGAAGGTCGGCAACTTCGACATCACCTATGCCGGCGCGTACATGCATCGTCCGAATTCGGGTGTCAGCGACTACACCGACTATGCCGACGCTTATGATGCTTATTACGAGAGCGTCGGCGGCATCGCGAATTACCAGTATTTCGTCGACGATGCGGGCGGTCCCATCGACATCCGCCAGTACATCACCGGCGGCAACAACTTCAAAAAGCTAAGCCAGGAACTGCGCGTCGCATCGCCGCAGGAGAATGCGCTGCGGTTCATCGGCGGCCTGTTTTACCAGCGGCAATCGAATGACATCCTGCAGGAATATCGAGTCGACGACCTTGCCGCGGACCTGTCGGTCAACGGTCGTCCCGGAATTTTGTGGCTGACCAAGCAAAAGCGCATCGACCGGGATTATGCCATCTTCGGAGAGCTGAGCTTCGACGTTACGCCGCAGATCACGCTGACGGGCGGCGGACGCTATTACAAGTTCGACAATACCGTGTTCGGTTTTGCCGGCTTTGGCCGTGACCCCTTGTTCATCCAGGATGCTGACGGGGACCCGCTGCCCGGCTCGCCGCCGCCGAATGCGGTCGGAAGCACCCGGACCGGCGTTGCCCAATGTTTCACCGTCGATGGCGATTCCCTGCGCGAATCACAGATCGGTGGCACCGACACGACCCTCATCCTCGACGGCAAGCTTGATGGGACGCCCTGCATCAACGTCGCCACCTTCGAAAATGGGGAGCTCAAGCCCAAGGCGAGCAAGGACACGGGCTGGACCTATCGTTTCAACGGCACATGGAAGCCGCGCGACGGGCTAATGTTCTATGCGACTCGGTCGAAAGGCTATCGACCGGGCGGCATCAACCGCCAGCCGGGCCTGGCGCCGTACAACGCCGACTTCCTGATCAACAATGAGCTTGGCTGGAAGACGACCTTCGGGCCGTTCCGCTGGAACGGCGCTATCTACCACCAAGTGTGGGAGAAGTTTCAATTCAGCTTCCTCGGCGAAAACAGCCTGACCGTGGTGCAGAACGGGCGCGATGCGCGGATCAACGGCATCGAAACCGACATCAACTATACCGCGGGCGGGCTGACGCTGAATGCCGCGGCGGCCTTCACCGATGCCAAGACCAAGGACAATATCTGCGGAGTCGCCGCAGATCCGGAGCCCGATTGCGACCTCATCCTAGTCGAGGACGACCCACTGACGGTGGAAGATGAGGAGGAGCGGGACGAGATCGTCGCGCCCAAGGGCACGCGCCTGCCGATCACGCCCAAATTCAAATTCTCGGCGACCGCGCGCTACGCCTGGAACATGGGCGCGGGCCGGGCGCATGCGCAAGCCGGTCTGTCATACCAAGGTTCCGCGCGCTCCGCCTTGCGCACGGACGACCAGGCGATCACCGGGACACTTAGATCCTACGCCCTGGTTGACCTGTTCACAGGCTATACGTGGGGCAATTACAACGTCGAACTGTTCGGCACGAACATCTTCGACAAGCGCAACGAATTGTCGCGCGGTGTCGGCTGCAGCATCTGCACCAACGTCCGCATCTATCCCGGGCGACCGCGCACCTTCGGACTGCGCGCGGGGATGAAGTTCTAG
- a CDS encoding phosphatase PAP2 family protein, with protein sequence MDRNKVVMLAALLALWLVMLLGGAGDVDRGLLLKAYSADHAVLEPVARFITFFGEWYTAVAFTLAGAGWMAWRGLRREAFILLIACATGRILVILEKDWFARLRPDEHMRLVEVSSHSFPSGHSSNAMMVYLGIALLGFTGRARRIAMGVALALIAAVGVSRPMLGVHWPSDVVGGWSFGPSGCCSSSG encoded by the coding sequence ATGGACCGTAACAAAGTTGTCATGTTGGCGGCGCTGCTCGCGCTGTGGCTGGTGATGTTGCTCGGCGGCGCCGGCGATGTCGATCGCGGGCTGCTGCTCAAGGCCTATTCGGCCGACCACGCCGTGCTCGAGCCGGTGGCGCGTTTCATCACCTTTTTCGGTGAGTGGTACACCGCCGTCGCGTTCACGCTGGCGGGCGCGGGGTGGATGGCGTGGCGCGGCCTACGGCGCGAGGCGTTCATCCTGCTCATCGCCTGCGCCACCGGCCGGATCCTCGTCATCCTCGAAAAGGACTGGTTCGCCCGGCTACGCCCCGACGAGCATATGCGCCTGGTTGAAGTCAGCTCGCATTCTTTCCCCAGCGGGCATTCGAGCAACGCGATGATGGTCTATCTGGGGATCGCCCTGCTCGGCTTTACCGGGCGCGCCAGACGGATCGCCATGGGCGTTGCGCTGGCCTTGATAGCCGCCGTCGGGGTCAGCCGGCCGATGCTTGGCGTGCATTGGCCGAGCGACGTCGTGGGTGGCTGGTCGTTCGGGCCTTCTGGCTGCTGTTCATCATCTGGCTGA
- the ychF gene encoding redox-regulated ATPase YchF, with the protein MGFRCGIVGLPNVGKSTLFNALTETAAAQAANYPFCTIEPNVGRVAVPDERLQKISAIAKSAQTIETQIEFVDIAGLVRGASQGEGLGNQFLANIREVDAIVHVLRCFEDGDVTHVEGRVDPIADAETVETELMLADLDSLERRVPNLVKKAQQGDKDAKIEASVLGQALELLRASKPARLTQPKDVEEARALHRAQLLTGKPVLYVCNVDEGDAADGNALSAKVFEKAASEGAKAVVVSAAIESEIATLPEEERQAFLADLGLEETGLTRVIRAGYELLGLITFFTAGPKESRAWTVRNGAKAPEAAGAIHTDFERGFIRAETIAYADYLACNGETGAKDAGKMRAEGKEYVVQDGDVMLFRFNV; encoded by the coding sequence ATGGGCTTTCGCTGCGGCATCGTCGGCCTGCCGAACGTCGGCAAATCCACGCTCTTCAACGCGCTGACCGAAACCGCGGCGGCGCAGGCGGCCAATTATCCATTCTGCACGATCGAGCCCAATGTCGGCCGCGTCGCGGTGCCGGACGAGCGGCTGCAGAAGATTTCGGCCATCGCCAAGTCGGCCCAGACGATCGAAACGCAGATCGAATTCGTCGACATCGCCGGCCTCGTTCGCGGCGCCAGCCAGGGCGAAGGGCTCGGCAACCAGTTCCTCGCCAACATCCGGGAGGTGGATGCGATCGTCCACGTTTTGCGCTGCTTCGAGGACGGCGACGTCACGCACGTCGAGGGCCGCGTCGATCCCATCGCCGATGCCGAGACGGTCGAGACCGAGCTGATGCTCGCCGACCTCGACAGCCTCGAGCGGCGCGTCCCAAATCTCGTCAAGAAGGCCCAGCAGGGCGACAAGGACGCCAAGATCGAAGCCTCGGTGCTCGGTCAAGCGCTCGAGCTGTTGCGCGCGTCCAAGCCCGCGCGGCTGACCCAGCCCAAGGATGTCGAGGAAGCCCGCGCGCTCCACCGCGCGCAGCTGCTGACCGGCAAGCCCGTGCTCTACGTCTGCAATGTCGACGAAGGCGATGCGGCCGACGGCAATGCGCTCTCCGCGAAGGTCTTTGAAAAGGCGGCGTCGGAAGGCGCCAAGGCCGTGGTCGTCTCCGCCGCGATCGAATCCGAAATTGCCACCCTGCCCGAGGAGGAGCGCCAGGCTTTCCTCGCCGACCTCGGCCTTGAGGAAACCGGCCTGACGCGCGTCATACGCGCCGGCTACGAACTGCTCGGCCTCATCACCTTCTTCACCGCGGGCCCCAAGGAATCACGCGCCTGGACGGTACGCAACGGCGCCAAGGCGCCCGAGGCCGCCGGCGCGATCCATACCGATTTCGAGCGCGGCTTCATCCGCGCCGAGACGATTGCTTATGCCGACTATCTCGCCTGCAACGGCGAAACGGGTGCCAAGGACGCTGGCAAGATGCGCGCCGAGGGCAAGGAATATGTCGTTCAGGACGGCGACGTGATGCTGTTCCGCTTCAACGTCTGA
- a CDS encoding DUF4440 domain-containing protein yields MRNLPVLLAACASFTAAVPAAATVSPPTKEDIIISGKRQALEERARVAFSDRGLIEKLRDWRKNWGFILVGDERSKAPPRLLIKDEYGWYEVRPGQTKRLPQPLGHELNRLLSKSDLWAEDPYNFKAACRGTPRYFVVMHGGQDRFGRLGCGPEGIAARVARTAEALRVLPGEVRTTATPQPEQRPRPPGAPDVYWKASSEVTAQIFEMAAAWDRKTFAGFVEPYAEDAIVERPDGVTRGRKAIVDWARYLQNWDGPYSPDDRKLAVHQIVSKVQPGVGVFYTTHEFRWEEGGKPLRQTYSTLWRDYGGLWRIAHERISEVKPVTARQPIR; encoded by the coding sequence ATGCGCAACCTGCCTGTCCTGCTTGCCGCCTGCGCCAGCTTTACTGCTGCCGTGCCGGCCGCTGCGACTGTGTCTCCGCCGACCAAGGAAGACATCATCATTTCAGGCAAGCGCCAGGCGCTCGAAGAGCGTGCGCGCGTCGCGTTCAGCGATCGCGGCCTGATCGAGAAATTGCGCGACTGGCGCAAGAATTGGGGCTTCATACTGGTCGGGGACGAACGGTCAAAGGCGCCGCCGCGGCTGCTGATCAAGGACGAATATGGATGGTACGAAGTCCGCCCAGGTCAGACCAAGCGCCTACCGCAGCCGCTGGGCCACGAGCTCAACCGCCTGCTGAGCAAGAGCGACCTGTGGGCCGAGGATCCCTATAACTTCAAGGCGGCATGCCGCGGGACCCCGCGCTATTTCGTCGTCATGCATGGCGGCCAGGACCGGTTCGGGCGGCTGGGTTGCGGCCCGGAAGGTATTGCCGCGCGCGTAGCGCGAACGGCAGAGGCTCTTCGCGTCCTCCCCGGCGAGGTGCGGACGACCGCCACGCCTCAGCCCGAGCAACGGCCGCGTCCGCCCGGCGCCCCGGACGTTTACTGGAAGGCGTCGAGCGAGGTCACGGCACAGATCTTCGAAATGGCCGCGGCGTGGGACCGCAAGACGTTCGCGGGCTTCGTCGAACCTTATGCCGAGGACGCCATCGTCGAGCGCCCCGACGGGGTGACGCGGGGGCGCAAGGCGATCGTCGACTGGGCGCGCTATTTGCAGAATTGGGACGGGCCTTATTCGCCGGACGACCGCAAGTTGGCCGTCCACCAGATCGTGAGCAAGGTGCAGCCGGGCGTCGGCGTGTTCTACACCACGCATGAATTCCGTTGGGAGGAGGGCGGCAAGCCCCTGCGCCAGACCTACAGCACCCTCTGGCGCGATTACGGCGGGCTGTGGCGGATCGCGCATGAGCGGATCAGCGAGGTCAAGCCTGTGACGGCACGCCAGCCGATCCGCTGA
- a CDS encoding TIGR02466 family protein: protein MTRALFATELYEADIGDDALLGELARSIRSLATDDDAGRRWSADHAYRGYTSYASLDDLPRRDPAFADLARLLTKHAAAFAKECAFDGAKPKLDSLWVNLLKGGGQHSGHIHPHSVISGTLYVEVPRGAGAIRFEDPRLPLMMAAPTRPDTFVTVEPRRGLLLLWESWLRHEVRSGTSKSERLSVSFNFR, encoded by the coding sequence ATGACGCGGGCACTTTTCGCTACCGAGCTGTACGAGGCCGATATCGGCGACGACGCGCTGTTGGGCGAGCTGGCCCGGTCGATTCGAAGCCTGGCGACCGACGATGACGCCGGGCGCCGCTGGAGCGCCGACCACGCCTACCGCGGCTACACCAGCTACGCCTCGCTTGACGACCTGCCCCGGCGCGACCCCGCCTTCGCAGACTTGGCGAGGCTCCTGACCAAACATGCAGCTGCCTTCGCCAAGGAGTGCGCATTCGACGGTGCCAAGCCAAAGCTCGACAGCCTGTGGGTCAATCTGTTGAAAGGCGGTGGACAACATAGTGGACACATCCACCCGCACAGCGTGATCTCGGGCACCCTTTATGTCGAGGTCCCGCGCGGCGCGGGCGCGATCCGCTTCGAAGACCCTCGCCTGCCCTTGATGATGGCCGCACCGACGCGTCCGGACACCTTCGTTACAGTCGAGCCGCGCCGCGGCCTGTTGCTGCTGTGGGAAAGCTGGCTCCGACACGAAGTGCGTTCCGGCACCAGCAAGAGCGAGCGCCTCAGCGTCAGCTTCAACTTCCGCTGA
- a CDS encoding TIR domain-containing protein, with translation MGHVFISYARPDEARASRVADALRGQGYEVWRDDELPAHKAYTEVIEERLKSAQAVVVLWSAEAVKSEWVRAEADVARNAGTLIQATLDSSMPPLPFNQIHCARIEGWTGDPKAAAWAKLSASVAALAGPTAAREEGRRPPRRERSIAVLPFQNMSGDPEQEYFSDGISEDITTDLSKISALRVVARNTAFTFKGQSVDVCECARKLNVSHVLEGSVRKAGNRLRITAQLIDGATGDHLWAERYDRELTDIFAIQDEITKEIVAALKLKLLPEEKKAIEERGTSSAEAYNYYLMARQYWLTGNHGDRRREERVVRLCGRALEIDPQYAQALALMALAQISLRFGFGDTTQDGLPTAEKALAIDPSIAVAHSAKARFFLEQGRHAEANREIARALELEPESWEVNKEAGRVSLSQRRIPEATRFYEKAAQLMEGDFHTWAMLLTCYEAAGDRDKARHAGRMMFSEAQKALEKDPSNGAALGIAAGGLAAMGEVERVKEWIDKAMLLDGGNLNMRYNFACVLAAQLNDVEGAIALLETTITRALSSQVRLAATDPDLDNLRGNPRFETMLADAQRRVGLAPGSPNPTPEAEAPPRS, from the coding sequence ATGGGCCACGTCTTCATCTCCTACGCAAGGCCGGACGAAGCCAGAGCGTCGCGCGTTGCCGATGCGCTTCGCGGACAAGGCTACGAGGTGTGGCGCGACGACGAATTGCCCGCGCACAAGGCCTATACCGAAGTCATCGAAGAGCGGCTGAAATCGGCGCAGGCCGTCGTCGTCCTGTGGTCTGCCGAGGCAGTGAAGTCCGAATGGGTGAGGGCGGAAGCCGATGTTGCCCGCAACGCCGGGACGCTGATCCAGGCGACCCTCGATTCGTCGATGCCCCCGCTGCCGTTCAATCAGATCCATTGCGCGCGGATCGAGGGCTGGACCGGCGATCCCAAAGCCGCCGCCTGGGCCAAGCTGAGCGCGAGTGTCGCGGCGCTTGCCGGGCCAACGGCCGCGCGAGAGGAAGGACGGCGCCCGCCGCGCCGCGAGCGGTCGATCGCCGTGCTGCCCTTCCAGAACATGAGCGGCGACCCGGAGCAGGAATATTTCAGCGACGGGATCAGCGAGGACATTACCACCGACTTGTCCAAGATCTCCGCGCTGCGGGTGGTCGCGCGGAACACTGCCTTTACCTTTAAGGGTCAGTCGGTCGACGTGTGCGAATGCGCGCGCAAGCTGAACGTCAGCCATGTCCTTGAAGGCAGCGTCCGCAAGGCCGGCAACCGGCTGCGCATCACCGCGCAGCTGATCGACGGCGCGACCGGCGACCATCTGTGGGCCGAGCGCTATGACCGGGAATTGACCGACATTTTCGCCATCCAGGACGAGATCACCAAGGAGATCGTCGCAGCGCTGAAGTTGAAGCTGCTGCCCGAAGAAAAGAAGGCGATCGAGGAGCGCGGTACGAGCAGCGCCGAGGCGTACAATTACTATCTGATGGCCAGGCAATATTGGCTGACCGGCAATCATGGCGACAGACGCCGCGAGGAAAGGGTCGTCCGGCTGTGCGGGCGCGCGTTGGAAATCGACCCGCAATATGCACAGGCATTGGCACTCATGGCGCTGGCCCAGATCAGCCTGCGGTTCGGCTTCGGCGATACGACGCAGGACGGCTTGCCCACGGCCGAAAAGGCGCTGGCGATCGATCCCAGCATTGCCGTCGCCCATTCGGCCAAGGCGCGCTTCTTCCTTGAACAAGGAAGGCATGCGGAGGCTAACCGCGAAATCGCCCGAGCGCTCGAGCTTGAGCCTGAGTCATGGGAGGTGAACAAGGAGGCGGGGCGGGTCAGCCTCTCCCAGCGGCGGATCCCTGAAGCGACGCGTTTTTACGAGAAGGCCGCGCAGCTCATGGAAGGCGACTTCCACACCTGGGCGATGCTCCTCACTTGCTATGAGGCCGCCGGCGATCGGGACAAGGCGCGGCACGCCGGCCGAATGATGTTCAGTGAAGCGCAGAAAGCCCTGGAAAAGGATCCGAGCAATGGCGCCGCCCTGGGGATCGCGGCGGGCGGCCTGGCGGCTATGGGCGAGGTCGAGCGCGTCAAGGAGTGGATCGACAAGGCGATGCTGCTCGACGGCGGCAACCTCAACATGCGCTACAATTTCGCCTGCGTCCTCGCGGCGCAGCTAAACGACGTCGAGGGTGCGATCGCATTGCTGGAGACCACCATCACCCGCGCCTTGAGCAGCCAGGTCAGGCTTGCGGCGACCGACCCGGACCTCGACAATCTCCGCGGCAATCCGCGTTTCGAAACGATGCTTGCCGACGCCCAACGCCGCGTCGGTCTGGCACCGGGATCGCCTAATCCGACCCCTGAAGCCGAAGCGCCACCTCGCTCATGA
- the pth gene encoding aminoacyl-tRNA hydrolase, translating into MQIWVGLGNPGAQYAMHRHNVGFMAADLIADTHRFGPWQKKFRGLVSEGRIAQQRILLLKPQTFMNVSGDSVQQALHFYKLDEDALTVFHDELDLAPMKVKVKVGGGVAGHNGLRSINAALGPDFRRVRIGIGHPGHKDRVTNYVLGNYAKSEMEPLADLLAAIASEAGWLAEGNDARFMSEVALRLQGSD; encoded by the coding sequence GTGCAAATCTGGGTCGGCCTTGGAAATCCCGGCGCGCAATATGCGATGCACCGGCACAATGTCGGCTTCATGGCGGCCGACCTTATCGCCGACACCCATCGCTTCGGCCCGTGGCAGAAGAAGTTTCGCGGGCTCGTGTCCGAAGGGCGGATCGCGCAGCAGCGCATCCTCCTGCTCAAGCCCCAGACCTTCATGAACGTCAGCGGCGATTCAGTTCAGCAGGCGCTGCACTTCTACAAGCTCGACGAGGACGCGCTGACGGTATTCCATGACGAGCTCGACCTTGCCCCGATGAAGGTCAAGGTGAAGGTCGGCGGCGGGGTCGCGGGCCATAACGGCCTGCGCTCGATCAATGCCGCGCTCGGCCCCGATTTCCGCCGCGTGCGCATCGGCATCGGCCATCCGGGGCACAAGGATCGGGTGACCAATTACGTCCTCGGCAATTACGCCAAGTCGGAAATGGAGCCGCTGGCGGACCTCCTCGCCGCGATCGCCAGCGAGGCCGGCTGGCTCGCCGAAGGCAATGACGCCCGCTTCATGAGCGAGGTGGCGCTTCGGCTTCAGGGGTCGGATTAG
- a CDS encoding 50S ribosomal protein L25/general stress protein Ctc: MSEQLTLPAETRDRAGKGASRELRRDGRVPAVVYGQKKDPLSIHVEEKLLSKMLSSGHFMNSVVMIDVGGKATRTLPKAIDFHPVSSRPIHVDFLRISEHTKVNVAVPMRFDNEDASPGLKRGGVLNTVIHELEIVCDAANIPSEIHIPLDGLEIGDSIHISAVKLPDGVTPANTEEDFTVATIVAPSAMKSEEDEAAEADAVPTVDGEEGEGAEGGSEEGGEDA; encoded by the coding sequence ATGAGCGAACAGCTGACGCTGCCCGCCGAGACGCGCGACCGGGCTGGCAAGGGAGCCTCCCGCGAACTGCGTCGTGACGGACGGGTGCCCGCCGTGGTTTACGGCCAGAAGAAGGATCCCCTGTCGATCCACGTCGAAGAAAAGCTTCTGTCGAAGATGCTTTCGTCGGGTCACTTCATGAACTCGGTCGTGATGATCGACGTCGGCGGCAAGGCCACGCGCACATTGCCCAAGGCGATCGATTTCCACCCGGTGTCGAGCCGCCCGATCCACGTCGATTTCCTGCGCATCAGTGAGCACACCAAGGTCAACGTGGCGGTGCCGATGCGCTTCGACAACGAAGATGCTTCGCCGGGCCTCAAGCGCGGGGGCGTGCTCAACACGGTCATCCACGAGCTGGAGATCGTCTGCGACGCGGCCAACATCCCGAGCGAGATCCACATCCCGCTCGACGGGCTGGAGATCGGCGATTCGATCCACATCAGCGCGGTCAAGCTTCCGGACGGGGTGACCCCGGCGAACACGGAAGAAGACTTCACCGTCGCCACCATCGTCGCCCCGTCGGCGATGAAGTCGGAAGAAGACGAAGCGGCTGAGGCTGACGCCGTCCCGACCGTCGATGGTGAAGAGGGCGAAGGGGCCGAAGGCGGATCGGAAGAAGGCGGCGAAGACGCCTGA
- a CDS encoding TraB/GumN family protein — MGIMTLAAAIAAASPGAASLPDAEPAIFQVADGDTRVYIFGTFHALDGKPDWFNDDVRTAFDQSAELVLETVIPEPASDPALAGPPPALPGPQVTTSASFLGTTKMAIKAGKSQGLSVAHGADMVLRRAADDAGKPVEGLETLESQLAMFARMPATAPAKAAPGGRPAEQRAMPALSKAMVELQNAWKRGDQAIFVQMIDQLRRSSPDLYRMMFAERNSRWADWIAARMQTPGTVFVAVGAGHLAGKDSVLVRLAEMGIESSRLN; from the coding sequence ATGGGAATCATGACTCTGGCTGCAGCGATCGCGGCCGCGTCTCCCGGGGCGGCGTCCCTGCCTGATGCCGAACCAGCGATCTTCCAAGTCGCCGACGGCGATACCCGGGTTTACATCTTCGGCACCTTCCACGCACTCGATGGCAAGCCCGACTGGTTCAACGACGACGTCCGTACCGCCTTCGATCAATCGGCTGAACTGGTGCTCGAAACGGTCATTCCCGAGCCCGCGTCGGACCCGGCCCTCGCCGGTCCGCCGCCGGCGCTTCCGGGCCCGCAAGTCACCACTTCCGCTTCTTTCCTGGGCACGACCAAGATGGCGATCAAGGCCGGCAAGTCGCAGGGCCTAAGCGTCGCCCACGGTGCCGACATGGTGCTTCGCCGCGCCGCCGACGACGCGGGCAAGCCGGTCGAAGGCCTGGAGACCCTGGAATCGCAGCTCGCCATGTTTGCGCGCATGCCAGCCACCGCCCCGGCAAAGGCGGCACCCGGCGGACGTCCCGCCGAGCAGCGCGCGATGCCTGCGCTGTCGAAGGCGATGGTCGAACTGCAGAATGCATGGAAGCGTGGCGACCAGGCGATCTTCGTCCAGATGATCGACCAATTGCGCCGCTCGTCGCCCGATCTCTACCGCATGATGTTCGCGGAGCGGAACTCGCGCTGGGCCGATTGGATCGCGGCGCGGATGCAGACCCCTGGCACGGTGTTCGTCGCGGTCGGCGCCGGGCATCTCGCGGGCAAGGACAGCGTTCTCGTCCGCCTGGCCGAAATGGGCATCGAGTCTTCCCGCCTCAACTAA
- a CDS encoding TraB/GumN family protein: MIRSLLRRALAAVSMGLLAAAPLAPAQAKAPAPKPALWAVSDSDTTVYLFGTIHLLPDNYAWRTPRFEQAVAGSQQLVVETIVDESNPHEMLGALAGLGFSKGQPPITARVPAAKRAALEAAIAKSGIPRANFDGMETWAAAFMLLGTQFREMGLKTGQGVEPALRTTFTQQGKTVGQLETNRDQLSFFDALPEPAQRALLEGAIEPPQDMSKEFQAMVAAWSRGDVQAIARTFNEQMAASPALQEILMKRRNANWKNWVQRRMATPGSVMVAVGAGHLAGRDSLIDMLKDGGFKVRRVQ, translated from the coding sequence GTGATCCGATCTCTGCTGCGGCGGGCTTTGGCCGCTGTTTCGATGGGCCTCCTCGCCGCTGCGCCACTGGCCCCCGCACAGGCCAAGGCGCCCGCGCCCAAGCCGGCGTTGTGGGCAGTCAGCGATTCCGACACGACGGTCTATCTGTTCGGCACCATCCACCTTTTGCCCGACAATTATGCCTGGCGCACCCCGCGCTTCGAACAAGCGGTGGCGGGCTCGCAGCAGCTCGTCGTCGAAACCATCGTCGATGAAAGCAATCCGCACGAAATGCTCGGTGCGCTCGCCGGCCTGGGCTTTTCGAAGGGCCAGCCGCCGATCACCGCGCGCGTTCCCGCCGCCAAGCGCGCTGCGCTGGAGGCCGCCATCGCCAAGAGCGGCATTCCGCGCGCCAATTTCGACGGCATGGAAACGTGGGCCGCGGCGTTCATGCTGCTCGGCACGCAATTTCGCGAAATGGGCCTCAAGACCGGCCAGGGGGTCGAACCCGCGCTCCGCACCACCTTCACCCAGCAGGGCAAGACGGTCGGGCAGCTCGAAACCAACCGCGATCAGTTGAGCTTTTTCGACGCGCTTCCCGAACCGGCGCAGCGGGCCTTGCTCGAAGGCGCGATCGAGCCGCCGCAGGACATGAGCAAGGAATTCCAGGCGATGGTCGCCGCCTGGTCGCGTGGCGACGTCCAGGCAATTGCCCGCACCTTCAACGAGCAGATGGCGGCCTCGCCCGCGTTGCAGGAAATCCTGATGAAGCGCCGCAATGCCAATTGGAAGAATTGGGTGCAGCGGCGGATGGCTACCCCGGGGTCGGTCATGGTCGCGGTGGGCGCAGGGCATCTCGCGGGGCGCGATTCGCTGATCGACATGCTGAAGGACGGCGGGTTCAAGGTGCGCCGCGTCCAGTAA